From a single Nostoc sp. MS1 genomic region:
- a CDS encoding type II toxin-antitoxin system HicB family antitoxin, with product MKIKAIIHPGEEGGYWAEVPALPGCITEGETIEEVLANLKDAIEGWLEAASDRQLKSSL from the coding sequence ATGAAAATTAAAGCAATCATTCATCCAGGAGAGGAAGGTGGCTATTGGGCAGAGGTTCCGGCGCTTCCTGGTTGTATTACTGAAGGTGAGACAATAGAGGAAGTTTTGGCTAATTTGAAGGATGCTATCGAAGGTTGGCTCGAAGCTGCAAGCGATCGCCAGTTAAAAAGTTCATTGTGA
- a CDS encoding type II toxin-antitoxin system HicB family antitoxin — MKTFTAIIEKDLDTKLYLGYIPGFAGAHSQGETLDELLQNLREVIEMLLEDEEVTILI; from the coding sequence ATGAAAACCTTCACCGCTATCATTGAGAAAGATTTAGATACAAAACTCTATTTAGGCTACATCCCTGGATTTGCGGGAGCGCATTCTCAGGGAGAAACTTTAGATGAGTTACTACAAAACCTCCGCGAAGTAATTGAAATGCTTCTGGAAGATGAAGAAGTAACGATATTAATTTAA
- the rpmB gene encoding 50S ribosomal protein L28, translating to MSRRCDLTGKKANNAFAVSHSHRRTKRLQQVNLQTKRVWWPSGNRWVKLKLSTKAIKTLEVKGLEAMAKEAGLNLNHY from the coding sequence ATGTCTCGTCGCTGTGATTTAACTGGCAAAAAAGCAAATAACGCCTTTGCAGTTTCCCACTCCCACCGCCGTACCAAACGCTTGCAACAAGTCAACCTGCAAACCAAGCGCGTGTGGTGGCCAAGTGGCAACCGTTGGGTAAAACTGAAGTTATCTACCAAAGCCATTAAAACCTTAGAAGTCAAAGGTTTAGAAGCAATGGCAAAAGAAGCTGGTCTTAACCTCAATCATTACTAA
- the gloA gene encoding lactoylglutathione lyase: MRLLHTMLRVGNLDESLKFYCDVLGMKLIRRKDYPGGEFTLAFVGYGDESDHSVIELTYNWGVDKYELGNAYGHIALGVDDIYATCESIRNQGGKVTREPGPMKHGSTVIAFVEDPDGYKIELIQLSTQGSTGKQESSEQLVKN; encoded by the coding sequence ATGCGCTTGCTACATACAATGCTACGGGTGGGAAACCTGGACGAGTCATTAAAATTTTACTGTGATGTCCTGGGAATGAAGTTAATACGGAGAAAAGATTATCCAGGAGGAGAATTTACCCTAGCTTTTGTTGGCTACGGCGATGAAAGCGATCATTCAGTTATAGAACTAACCTACAATTGGGGAGTGGACAAGTACGAATTAGGTAATGCTTACGGTCATATTGCTCTTGGTGTAGATGACATCTACGCTACCTGTGAGTCTATTAGAAATCAGGGCGGTAAAGTAACAAGAGAACCAGGGCCGATGAAGCATGGCTCAACAGTAATTGCTTTTGTCGAAGATCCAGACGGATACAAAATTGAACTCATCCAGTTAAGTACTCAAGGCTCGACAGGCAAACAAGAATCATCAGAACAACTGGTGAAAAATTAA
- the argC gene encoding N-acetyl-gamma-glutamyl-phosphate reductase, which yields MGNFRRVPVGIVGASGYGGVQLVRLLMDHPNVELVYLGGDSGIGKSFASLYPHLAHAVKLSIEEIDPEVIARRCEVVFLALDNGLACQIAPTLLERGCKVIDLSADYRFRNLLTYTSWYGLERRDRTTAATAVYGLPEIYREQISEAQLIGCPGGYATASLLALFPLLKQGLIAPETAIVDAKSGASGGGRDAKTYLLLAEADNSLAPYSVVRHRQTPEIEQICSDLAGHEVTVLFTPHLVPIVRGTLATVYATLRDPGLVGDDLTTIFTAFYRNSPWVKVCQNGIYPQTKWATGSNLCYLGVDVDPRTGRVVAMSAIDNLIKGQAGQAIQCLNIMMGWDETLGLPNLGFYP from the coding sequence ATGGGCAATTTTCGGCGCGTACCCGTTGGGATTGTTGGCGCGTCAGGCTATGGTGGAGTGCAATTAGTGCGATTGCTGATGGATCATCCAAATGTCGAACTAGTTTACTTAGGTGGAGACAGTGGTATTGGTAAATCTTTTGCGTCTCTCTACCCTCACTTAGCTCATGCAGTTAAATTATCAATTGAGGAAATAGACCCAGAAGTTATTGCGCGTCGCTGCGAAGTGGTATTTTTGGCGCTAGATAATGGTTTGGCTTGTCAAATCGCCCCAACTTTGTTGGAAAGGGGGTGTAAGGTAATAGATTTGAGTGCAGATTATCGATTCCGTAATTTGCTCACTTACACCTCATGGTATGGTTTGGAAAGGCGCGATCGCACCACAGCCGCCACTGCCGTATATGGATTACCTGAAATATACCGTGAACAAATTTCTGAAGCCCAATTAATCGGATGTCCTGGTGGTTACGCTACAGCCAGCCTTTTGGCATTATTCCCCCTGTTAAAGCAAGGGTTAATCGCCCCAGAAACCGCTATTGTTGACGCTAAATCCGGCGCTTCCGGTGGTGGTAGAGATGCTAAAACTTATTTATTATTAGCAGAAGCAGACAATTCTCTGGCTCCTTATAGTGTGGTACGTCACCGCCAAACTCCAGAAATCGAGCAAATTTGTAGTGATTTAGCAGGTCACGAAGTTACAGTTTTATTTACGCCACACCTCGTCCCTATCGTCCGGGGAACCTTAGCCACTGTATACGCCACCCTCCGCGATCCTGGTTTAGTCGGTGATGATTTAACTACTATTTTTACAGCATTTTACCGTAATTCCCCTTGGGTCAAAGTGTGTCAAAACGGCATTTATCCGCAAACAAAATGGGCGACTGGTAGCAATCTTTGTTATCTCGGTGTAGATGTTGACCCGCGTACTGGCCGGGTAGTTGCTATGTCAGCAATTGATAACCTCATCAAAGGCCAAGCGGGTCAAGCAATTCAGTGCCTCAACATCATGATGGGATGGGATGAAACATTGGGACTACCTAATTTGGGGTTTTATCCCTAG
- the ribBA gene encoding bifunctional 3,4-dihydroxy-2-butanone-4-phosphate synthase/GTP cyclohydrolase II — translation MFDSIDAALSDLKAGRAIVVVDDENRENEGDLICAAQFATPDMINFMAVEARGLICLAMTGDRLDELDLPLMVTNITDPNQTAFTVSIDAGPHLGVSTGISADDRARTIQVTLNPATKPSDLRRPGHIFPLRARAGGVLKRAGHTEAAVDLSRLAGLYPAGVICEIQNPDGSMARLQQLIDYAKHHSLKIISIADLISYRLQHDRLVYREVVTKLPSQFGQFDIYAYRHTLDNTEHVAIVKGKPENFHNEPVMVRMHSECLTGDALGSMRCDCRMQLEAALKMIESAGQGVVVYLRQEGRGIGLINKLKAYSLQDMGLDTVEANERLGFPADLRDYGMGAQMLMDLGVKKIRLITNNPRKIAGVKGYGLEVVDRVPLLIEANDYNSYYLATKAKKLGHMLLQTYLVTVAIHWQDDPQQVTKRYERLEKLRHLVRSHDLLLQEEARPLAIALFDKPALTVHLGFDQAKVASCDWYRESGHPYVQAILPILDNLASLPYVQKLEFLISSGSDPLANLQVQLDRQTIAPNELPSSVGNDLETQKIYSFTKEVEEQINI, via the coding sequence ATGTTTGATTCCATTGATGCTGCCTTATCAGACCTAAAAGCGGGTCGTGCCATTGTAGTGGTAGATGACGAAAACCGAGAAAATGAAGGCGATTTGATTTGTGCTGCCCAATTTGCCACGCCTGACATGATCAATTTTATGGCGGTGGAGGCAAGAGGGTTGATTTGTCTGGCGATGACGGGCGATCGCCTAGATGAACTCGATTTACCATTGATGGTAACTAATATCACTGATCCTAACCAGACGGCTTTTACTGTCAGTATTGATGCTGGCCCTCATTTGGGTGTGTCTACAGGCATCTCCGCCGACGATAGGGCGCGGACAATTCAGGTAACACTTAACCCAGCCACAAAACCTTCAGATTTGCGTCGTCCTGGTCATATTTTCCCTTTACGTGCTAGAGCTGGTGGCGTACTCAAACGGGCTGGACATACTGAAGCGGCTGTTGATTTATCACGCTTGGCGGGATTGTATCCGGCTGGGGTGATTTGCGAAATTCAAAACCCCGACGGTTCAATGGCGCGATTACAGCAGTTAATTGATTATGCCAAGCACCACAGTTTAAAAATTATTAGTATTGCCGATTTAATTAGTTATCGCCTGCAACACGATCGCCTAGTGTATCGTGAGGTAGTTACCAAACTACCCAGTCAATTCGGTCAATTTGATATCTACGCCTATCGACACACTTTAGACAATACAGAACATGTCGCCATTGTCAAGGGTAAACCAGAAAACTTCCACAATGAACCTGTGATGGTGCGGATGCACTCGGAATGTTTAACGGGTGATGCTTTAGGTTCTATGCGCTGTGATTGTCGGATGCAGTTAGAAGCTGCATTAAAAATGATTGAGTCGGCTGGTCAAGGCGTGGTAGTTTACCTCCGGCAAGAAGGACGAGGGATTGGGTTAATTAATAAACTCAAAGCCTACTCCCTACAAGATATGGGGTTAGATACAGTCGAAGCAAATGAACGCTTGGGCTTCCCTGCTGATTTGCGAGATTATGGCATGGGAGCGCAAATGTTGATGGATTTGGGTGTAAAGAAAATTCGCCTGATTACTAATAATCCCCGAAAAATTGCTGGTGTCAAAGGTTACGGCTTGGAAGTGGTTGACCGCGTGCCATTATTAATTGAAGCCAACGATTATAATTCTTACTACTTAGCTACCAAGGCGAAGAAACTAGGTCATATGCTGTTGCAGACTTACCTAGTAACTGTAGCCATTCACTGGCAAGATGACCCGCAACAGGTGACAAAACGCTATGAAAGGTTAGAGAAACTGCGGCATTTAGTCAGAAGCCATGATTTATTATTGCAAGAAGAAGCTCGACCTTTAGCGATCGCACTTTTCGACAAACCAGCCTTAACAGTACACTTAGGCTTTGACCAAGCAAAAGTTGCCAGTTGTGATTGGTATCGTGAAAGCGGTCATCCTTATGTACAAGCAATTCTGCCAATTCTGGATAATCTAGCAAGTTTACCTTACGTCCAGAAATTAGAATTTTTGATTTCTTCAGGTAGTGATCCTTTGGCTAATTTGCAAGTGCAGTTAGATAGACAGACAATTGCACCTAATGAATTACCTTCATCAGTAGGGAATGATTTGGAGACACAAAAGATTTACAGTTTTACTAAAGAAGTTGAGGAGCAAATTAACATCTAG
- the clpB gene encoding ATP-dependent chaperone ClpB, translating into MQPTDPNKFTDKAWEAIVKSQDIVRAYQQQQLDVEHLILALIEDPTSLAIRVLGRAEIDPIRLQQQLEAFTQRQPKVGKSDQLYLGRSLDVMLDRAEEIRERMKDSYISVEHILLAFVDDERVGRRVLKGFNVDSAKIEASIKTVRGSQKVTDQNPESRYEALQKFGRDLTEQAKAGKLDPVIGRDDEIRRVIQVLSRRSKNNPVLIGEPGVGKTAIAEALAQRIVNGDVPESLKNRQLVSLDIGSLIAGAKLRGEFEERLKAVLKEVTESNGNIVLFIDELHTVVGTGSSQQGAMDAGNLLKPMLARGELRCIGATTLDEFRKFIEKDAALERRFQQVYVDQPSVENTISILRGLKERYEVHHNVKISDSALVAAATLSARYISDRFLPDKAIDLVDEAAAQLKMEITSKPADLEAIDRRLMQLEMEKLSLAGEEKVAAATKERLQRIESEIANLTEKQQDLNNQWQGEKQVLEAISLLKKEEEALRVQIEQAERAYDLNKAAELKYGKLEGVQRDREAKEAKLLELQSQGSTLLREQVTEADIAEIVAKWTGIPVNRLLESERQKLLQLESHLHQRVIGQQEAVEAVAAAIRRARAGMKDPNRPIGSFLFMGPTGVGKTELARALAQFLFDSDDALVRLDMSEYMEKHSVSRLVGAPPGYVGYEEGGQLSEAVRRHPYSVVLLDEVEKAHPDVFNILLQVLDDGRITDSQGRTVDFRNTVIVMTSNIGSEHILDVSGDDSQYETMRNRVMEALRSHFRPEFLNRVDDTILFHTLSRDEMRHIIRIQLKRVENLLREQKISFDISQAACDFLVEKGYDPVYGARPLKRAIQREIENPLATKILENTFISGDTVYIDKGENILTFSNKAPAKISVTQIMT; encoded by the coding sequence ATGCAGCCTACAGATCCTAATAAATTTACAGATAAAGCCTGGGAAGCCATTGTTAAATCCCAAGATATAGTCCGTGCATATCAACAACAGCAACTAGACGTTGAACATTTAATTCTTGCTCTAATAGAAGATCCCACCAGTTTGGCTATCCGAGTTTTAGGACGCGCAGAAATAGATCCCATTCGCTTACAACAGCAATTAGAAGCTTTTACTCAACGTCAACCAAAAGTAGGCAAAAGTGATCAGCTTTACCTTGGTCGGAGCTTAGATGTAATGCTCGATCGCGCTGAGGAAATCCGCGAGAGAATGAAAGATAGTTACATCTCCGTAGAACATATCCTCCTAGCTTTTGTCGATGATGAACGGGTTGGTAGACGGGTACTTAAAGGCTTTAATGTAGATAGTGCCAAGATAGAAGCAAGTATAAAAACAGTTCGTGGTAGCCAAAAAGTGACAGACCAAAACCCAGAATCTCGCTATGAAGCCTTACAAAAATTTGGTCGAGATTTAACAGAACAGGCGAAAGCAGGGAAGTTAGACCCGGTAATTGGGCGTGATGATGAAATTCGCCGGGTGATTCAGGTGTTATCACGGCGTAGCAAAAATAACCCAGTGTTGATTGGGGAGCCAGGGGTGGGTAAGACGGCGATCGCCGAAGCTTTGGCACAGCGTATAGTTAATGGTGATGTTCCCGAATCTTTGAAAAACCGCCAACTCGTTTCCCTAGATATCGGTAGCCTAATTGCTGGAGCAAAATTGCGAGGAGAATTTGAAGAACGTCTCAAAGCCGTCCTCAAGGAAGTTACGGAATCTAACGGTAACATTGTCTTATTCATCGATGAACTACATACTGTCGTCGGTACTGGTTCCAGCCAACAAGGGGCGATGGATGCGGGGAATTTACTCAAACCTATGCTGGCGCGGGGAGAACTGCGTTGTATTGGCGCTACTACCTTAGATGAGTTTCGCAAATTCATTGAGAAAGATGCAGCCCTGGAACGGCGTTTTCAACAAGTGTACGTAGACCAGCCGAGTGTGGAGAATACAATCTCAATTTTGCGGGGATTGAAGGAACGCTACGAAGTCCACCACAACGTAAAAATTTCTGACTCCGCACTGGTAGCTGCGGCTACTTTATCGGCGAGGTATATTAGCGATCGCTTCCTACCAGATAAAGCCATTGATTTGGTCGATGAAGCGGCAGCACAGTTAAAAATGGAAATCACATCCAAACCAGCAGATTTAGAAGCCATCGACCGCCGTTTAATGCAGCTAGAAATGGAAAAGTTGTCTTTGGCTGGGGAAGAGAAAGTAGCAGCCGCAACCAAAGAGCGTTTGCAACGAATTGAGTCGGAAATCGCCAATTTAACCGAAAAACAGCAGGATTTAAACAATCAGTGGCAAGGAGAAAAGCAAGTATTAGAAGCTATCAGCCTGTTAAAGAAAGAAGAAGAAGCTTTAAGGGTGCAAATTGAACAAGCAGAACGGGCTTATGATTTGAATAAAGCGGCTGAGTTGAAGTATGGCAAACTGGAGGGAGTACAGCGCGATCGCGAAGCCAAAGAAGCGAAGCTACTAGAATTACAAAGCCAAGGTTCCACCCTGTTGCGTGAACAAGTCACCGAAGCCGACATTGCCGAAATCGTCGCTAAGTGGACAGGTATACCCGTAAACCGCCTGTTGGAGTCAGAACGGCAAAAACTCCTGCAACTCGAAAGCCACCTCCACCAACGGGTAATAGGACAACAGGAAGCAGTGGAAGCAGTTGCAGCCGCCATCCGTCGCGCCCGTGCGGGTATGAAAGACCCCAACCGTCCTATCGGTTCCTTCCTATTCATGGGGCCGACTGGCGTAGGTAAAACCGAACTCGCCCGTGCGTTAGCCCAATTCCTGTTTGATTCCGATGATGCTTTAGTGCGCTTGGATATGTCTGAGTACATGGAAAAACACTCAGTTTCCAGGCTAGTTGGTGCGCCTCCTGGTTATGTAGGCTACGAAGAAGGGGGTCAACTTTCCGAAGCCGTCCGCCGTCATCCTTATTCGGTGGTGTTATTGGATGAAGTCGAGAAGGCACACCCCGATGTGTTCAATATACTATTACAGGTGTTAGATGATGGGAGGATTACTGATTCTCAAGGGAGAACTGTAGATTTCCGCAACACCGTCATTGTCATGACCAGTAACATCGGTAGCGAACATATTTTAGATGTGTCTGGTGATGATTCTCAGTATGAGACAATGCGAAATCGGGTCATGGAGGCCTTGCGATCGCACTTCCGCCCCGAATTTCTCAACCGCGTTGATGATACAATACTCTTCCACACCCTCAGTCGTGACGAAATGCGCCACATCATCCGCATTCAACTCAAACGGGTGGAAAATCTGTTGCGAGAGCAAAAAATCTCCTTTGATATCTCCCAAGCCGCCTGTGATTTCCTAGTAGAAAAAGGTTATGACCCAGTTTACGGCGCAAGACCCCTAAAACGAGCCATTCAGCGAGAAATTGAAAACCCCCTCGCCACCAAAATATTAGAAAATACCTTTATTTCTGGTGACACCGTTTACATCGATAAGGGTGAGAATATTCTCACTTTTAGCAACAAAGCACCAGCAAAAATTTCCGTAACGCAGATTATGACTTAG
- the eno gene encoding phosphopyruvate hydratase produces the protein MNNILDTAIEAIVAREILDSRGRPTIEAEVHLLSGAVGLAQVPSGASTGTFEAHELRDKDKSRYGGKGVLKAVHNVNEILAPKLIDLDALNQELIDRTMIALDGSGNKSNLGANAILAVSLAAARASADSLGIPLYRYLGGPLANLLPVPLMNVINGGAHAANNVDFQEFMIVPIGASSFREALRWGAEVFATLSEVLHDKGLLTGVGDEGGFAPNLESNQVALELLVAAIEKAGYKPGEQVALALDVAASEFYKEGQYVYDGKPHAPTEFIDYLAQLVSQYPIASIEDGLHEEDWQHWQLLTQKIGSQVQLVGDDLFVTNATRLQRGIQEKAGNAILIKLNQIGSLTETLETIDLATRNGFRSVISHRSGETEDTTIADLAVATRAGQIKTGSLCRSERVAKYNRLLRIEDELGDRAIYAGAVGLGPK, from the coding sequence ATGAATAATATTCTCGATACCGCCATTGAGGCGATTGTAGCCCGTGAAATTCTCGACTCACGCGGTAGACCAACAATAGAAGCGGAAGTACACTTATTAAGCGGCGCTGTAGGATTGGCACAGGTTCCTAGTGGCGCTTCGACAGGAACCTTTGAAGCTCACGAACTCAGAGACAAGGATAAAAGCCGTTACGGTGGCAAAGGGGTATTAAAGGCGGTACACAACGTTAATGAGATACTAGCCCCCAAATTAATTGATTTGGATGCCCTCAATCAAGAACTCATTGACCGGACTATGATTGCCCTTGATGGTTCTGGTAACAAATCTAACTTAGGTGCAAATGCAATTTTAGCAGTTTCTTTAGCAGCCGCCAGAGCCAGTGCTGACTCTTTGGGCATTCCCCTATATCGTTATTTGGGTGGGCCTTTGGCGAATTTGTTGCCTGTACCTTTAATGAACGTGATTAATGGTGGGGCGCACGCCGCTAATAATGTGGATTTCCAAGAGTTCATGATTGTCCCCATTGGTGCATCTTCTTTCCGTGAAGCTTTGCGCTGGGGTGCGGAAGTATTTGCTACCCTCAGTGAAGTGCTACATGACAAGGGTTTGCTGACTGGTGTAGGTGATGAAGGTGGTTTTGCTCCCAACCTAGAATCTAATCAGGTAGCCTTGGAATTGCTAGTGGCGGCGATTGAGAAAGCAGGCTACAAGCCAGGGGAACAAGTAGCCTTAGCGCTGGACGTTGCGGCTAGTGAGTTTTACAAGGAAGGGCAGTATGTCTACGATGGTAAACCTCATGCGCCAACAGAATTTATCGATTATTTAGCGCAGTTAGTGAGCCAATACCCGATTGCCTCAATCGAAGATGGTTTACATGAAGAAGATTGGCAGCATTGGCAATTACTCACCCAAAAGATTGGTTCTCAGGTGCAGTTGGTTGGTGATGATTTGTTTGTAACAAACGCTACCCGCTTGCAAAGAGGCATCCAAGAAAAAGCAGGTAACGCCATTCTAATTAAACTCAACCAAATCGGCTCTTTGACGGAAACTTTAGAAACCATTGATTTAGCAACTCGCAACGGTTTCCGCTCAGTAATTAGCCATCGTTCCGGTGAAACAGAAGATACCACCATTGCTGATTTAGCCGTCGCAACCCGCGCTGGACAAATCAAAACCGGTTCCTTATGTCGTAGCGAACGTGTAGCAAAATACAACCGCCTACTACGGATTGAGGATGAATTAGGCGATCGCGCCATCTATGCTGGGGCTGTAGGTTTAGGGCCAAAATAA
- the htpG gene encoding molecular chaperone HtpG, with protein MLEQGTISIHTENIFPIIKKSLYSDHQIFLRELVSNAVDAIQKLKMVSRAGEYAGEVEEPEIVLAIDKDKKTLSITDNGIGMTAEEVKKYINQVAFSSAEEFIHKYQGKSDQPIIGHFGLGFYSSFMVANKVEIDTLSYQEGAQAVHWSCDGSPEFTLEESSRTTRGTTITLTLLPDEEEYLEAARVKNLVKTYCDFMPVPIKLDGEVLNQQKAPWRESPSNLTKEDYLEFYRYLYPFQEEPLLWVHLNTDYPFIINGILYFPKMRPDVDVTKGQIKLFCNQVFVSDNCEEIIPQFLVPMRGVIDSTDIPLNVSRSALQGDRTVRKIGDYIAKKVGDRLKELYRDDREQYISAWKDLSTFVKFGVLNDEKFKKQVEDIIIFRRTAQNKANTETASVQVQSSEEDAWQDVTPTPDTSTSASPYTTLKEYLERNKERHENRVFYSTDEATQATYIELHKNQGLEVLFLDSFIDTHFINFLEREYNDVKFTRVDSDLDNTLLDQDKAQEIVDPTTNKTKSEVIKELFEKSLNKPRVNIRTEALKSDDPQGTPPAMVLLPEFLRRMREMTAIMQQQNADFPEDHILLVNTAHPLIQNLVNLNQGTIIQGDGQTINPLANLICQHVYDLALMSQKGFDAEGMKSFVERSNEVLTKLTQQASS; from the coding sequence ATGCTAGAGCAAGGCACTATCAGTATTCATACTGAGAATATTTTCCCCATCATTAAAAAGTCCCTCTACTCAGACCACCAAATTTTCCTACGGGAATTAGTATCTAACGCTGTCGATGCCATCCAAAAGCTGAAGATGGTGTCCCGCGCTGGAGAATATGCGGGAGAAGTCGAGGAACCAGAAATTGTGCTGGCGATTGATAAAGATAAAAAAACTCTCTCCATCACCGATAATGGTATCGGGATGACAGCAGAGGAAGTTAAGAAATATATCAACCAAGTCGCTTTCTCAAGTGCGGAAGAGTTTATTCACAAATATCAAGGTAAATCAGACCAACCAATCATCGGTCACTTTGGTTTAGGTTTCTACTCTTCCTTTATGGTGGCGAATAAGGTAGAAATTGATACCCTATCCTATCAAGAAGGAGCGCAAGCAGTTCACTGGAGTTGTGATGGTTCCCCAGAGTTCACCTTAGAAGAGTCATCCCGCACCACTCGCGGAACCACCATCACCCTGACTCTATTACCAGACGAAGAAGAATATTTAGAAGCTGCCAGAGTAAAAAATCTGGTCAAGACTTATTGCGACTTCATGCCAGTACCCATCAAACTGGATGGTGAAGTTTTAAACCAGCAAAAAGCACCTTGGCGGGAGTCTCCCAGCAACTTAACCAAAGAAGACTATTTAGAATTTTACCGCTACCTCTATCCTTTTCAAGAAGAACCTTTACTGTGGGTGCATTTGAATACTGACTATCCCTTTATTATCAACGGGATTCTGTATTTCCCTAAAATGCGTCCCGATGTGGATGTAACCAAAGGACAAATCAAATTATTCTGTAATCAAGTTTTTGTCAGTGATAACTGCGAAGAAATTATTCCCCAGTTCCTTGTACCGATGCGCGGGGTAATTGATAGTACAGATATACCCCTCAATGTATCACGTAGTGCCTTGCAAGGCGATCGCACAGTTCGCAAAATCGGCGATTATATAGCTAAGAAAGTCGGCGACAGACTCAAAGAACTTTACCGCGACGACCGCGAACAATATATTAGTGCGTGGAAAGACTTAAGTACATTTGTCAAATTCGGCGTTCTCAACGATGAGAAATTTAAAAAGCAGGTCGAAGACATCATTATTTTCCGCCGCACCGCACAGAACAAGGCAAATACTGAGACTGCTTCAGTGCAAGTACAATCAAGTGAAGAAGATGCTTGGCAAGATGTCACCCCTACCCCCGACACTTCCACATCCGCTTCCCCATACACAACACTGAAAGAATACCTAGAACGCAACAAAGAACGCCACGAAAACCGCGTCTTCTACAGCACTGATGAAGCCACCCAAGCTACATATATAGAACTACACAAAAACCAAGGCTTGGAAGTCCTGTTCCTCGACTCCTTCATTGACACCCACTTTATCAACTTCCTGGAACGGGAATATAACGATGTCAAATTTACCCGCGTAGACTCTGACCTAGATAACACCTTACTAGATCAAGACAAAGCGCAGGAAATTGTTGACCCCACAACCAACAAAACCAAGAGTGAGGTAATTAAAGAGTTATTCGAGAAATCCCTCAACAAACCCAGAGTCAACATTCGCACAGAAGCACTCAAGTCTGACGATCCTCAAGGTACACCACCGGCAATGGTGCTTCTACCAGAATTTCTCCGCCGCATGAGGGAAATGACCGCCATTATGCAACAGCAAAACGCAGATTTTCCCGAAGACCATATTTTACTAGTAAATACAGCCCATCCCCTCATACAAAACTTGGTAAATCTCAACCAAGGTACAATCATTCAAGGCGATGGACAAACAATAAATCCCCTAGCAAACTTAATTTGCCAACACGTTTACGATTTAGCGTTGATGTCCCAGAAAGGTTTTGACGCGGAAGGAATGAAATCCTTTGTCGAACGTTCCAACGAAGTCCTAACTAAGCTGACACAACAAGCCAGCAGCTAA
- a CDS encoding class I SAM-dependent methyltransferase, whose translation MQLITSLNLRNSEYLSRDRFISYHHQLRLILNLGKQIKDILEIGIFNSIMTDLLRNKGYKVTTADIDSNLEPDILLDLTSDFYIEKDRYDAIVLFQVLEHLPYEQSEQALKKLAEATKKYLIVSLPYNSEFFAIQVKFSFTKRSRYLLINLPKFWSNKPKTDEHFWEIGLKGYPKKRIHKSVAKAGLTIKQEFTDPIHPYHYFLVLEKIVSK comes from the coding sequence ATGCAGCTTATCACTTCGTTAAACCTAAGAAACTCTGAATATTTATCAAGAGACCGCTTTATAAGTTATCACCATCAATTACGGCTGATACTTAACCTTGGCAAACAGATAAAAGACATTCTGGAAATTGGAATTTTTAATTCCATTATGACAGACTTACTGAGAAACAAAGGTTACAAAGTCACAACAGCAGATATTGATAGCAATCTAGAACCAGATATATTACTAGATTTGACCAGTGATTTTTATATAGAAAAAGATAGATATGATGCAATTGTTCTGTTTCAGGTTTTAGAACATTTACCCTACGAACAGTCAGAACAAGCCTTAAAAAAACTGGCAGAAGCAACGAAAAAATATTTAATAGTTTCGTTACCTTATAATTCCGAATTTTTCGCAATTCAAGTAAAATTTTCTTTTACAAAGCGATCGCGGTATTTATTAATTAATTTGCCAAAATTTTGGAGTAATAAGCCTAAAACCGATGAACATTTCTGGGAAATCGGACTAAAGGGTTATCCAAAAAAGCGCATACACAAATCTGTGGCTAAAGCTGGTTTAACTATTAAGCAGGAATTTACCGACCCTATCCATCCATATCACTATTTTTTAGTCTTGGAGAAAATAGTGAGTAAATAA